A genomic stretch from Larimichthys crocea isolate SSNF chromosome XXII, L_crocea_2.0, whole genome shotgun sequence includes:
- the plac8l1 gene encoding cornifelin homolog A, whose protein sequence is MEETPVTHQPEQSVTTKDSASVFQEEEKEEEQDEEEVGGFTTGSEDNLRSSKVPALTDPILTQPGLGVTTTTVTTITQTGGGWSTGLFNVCADKTTCLLGAVVPCCLDLSLAHQYGECLCMPLLPGSTFAIRVGIRERYKIRGSVCEDWTTVYCCYPLAVCQMIREMKRRMKTQTYHVSTALECS, encoded by the exons ATGGAGGAGACGCCAGTCACACACCA ACCAGAACAGTCAGTCACCACGAAAGACTCGGCATCAGTgtttcaggaggaggagaaggaggaagagcaAGACGAAGAGGAAGTGGGGGGCTTCACCACAGGAAGTGAGGACAACTTGAGGTCAAGCAAAGTTCCCGCACTGACAGATCCAATACTCACGCAGCCTGGCCTCGGCGTCACCACGACAACTGTCACCACCATCACACAGACGGGTGGAGGCTGGAGCACTGGCCTGTTTAACGTCTGTGCAGACAAGACGACAt GTCTTCTCGGGGCTGTGGTGCCGTGCTGTCTGGACCTGAGTTTAGCACACCAGTACGGCGAGTGTCTGTGCATGCCTCTGCTACCCGGATCCACTTTTGCCATACGAGTTGGGATCAGGGAGCGGTACAAGATACGG ggcagtgtgtgtgaggattgGACCACAGTCTACTGCTGTTACCCTCTGGCTGTGTGTCAGATGATAAGAGAGATGAAGCGGAGGATGAAGACACAGACGTATCATGTGTCCACTGCCCTCGAATGCTCCTGA
- the LOC104924020 gene encoding 5-beta-cholestane-3-alpha,7-alpha-diol 12-alpha-hydroxylase, whose protein sequence is MTLLLPILVGFLAAVIGGLYLLGVFRRQRPGEPPLDKGLIPWMGHVLEFRKDTIKFLDRMKQKHGDVFTVQLGGFYLTFILDPLSLGTFVKESPEKLDFNTFARNLVERLFGYRSLGNEKQLLMKTSHKHLRGPGLEVLTHAMMCNLQNVMLHNTDSSTDQKTWLEDRLFKYSYKAVFRAGYLSLFGNASQNCEGSVEKAKEKDQAESETLFHEFRKYDQLVPNLAYGVLPPREKMEAERIKAFFWKALSMQKMKIKDNISRWVWDMQQGRQELGIKESMIDRYMLVLLWVSQGNTGPSAFWLLFFLMKHPEAMAAVREEVNRVLKESGQEVRRDGPLINLTCDMLMKTPILDSAVEETLRLTAAPLLVRSVLQDMTLKMANGCEYRIRKGDRMAVLPYSAVHLNPEIHPDPHSFKYDRFLNPDGSKKTDFYKGGKKVKYYSMPWGAGVSMCPGRFFANNELKQFVFLMLVYFDLELKNPDEKTPEYDVSRLGFGALHPVKDIQFRYSLRF, encoded by the coding sequence ATGACTTTGCTACTACCTATACTTGTTGGTTTTCTTGCCGCTGTGATTGGAGGTCTATATCTTCTGGGGGTGTTTCGACGACAGCGACCAGGAGAACCTCCTTTGGATAAGGGGCTCATCCCCTGGATGGGTCATGTCTTAGAATTCCGCAAGGACACCATTAAGTTCCTAGACAGGATGAAGCAAAAGCATGGTGATGTATTCACTGTACAACTGGGTGGATTTTACCTCACATTCATTCTGGACCCTCTATCATTGGGGACATTTGTTAAGGAGAGTCCGGAAAAACTGGACTTCAACACGTTTGCCAGGAACCTGGTAGAACGACTGTTTGGTTACAGATCTTTAGGCAATGAGAAACAACTTCTCATGAAGACTAGCCACAAACACCTGAGGGGACCTGGACTGGAGGTGCTGACACACGCCATGATGTGTAATTTACAGAATGTGATGTTGCATAACACTGATTCATCCACTGACCAAAAGACCTGGCTGGAAGACAGACTGTTCAAGTACAGCTACAAAGCTGTTTTTAGGGCTGGCTACTTATCCCTTTTTGGCAATGCATCACAAAACTGTGAAGGAAGTGTAGAGAAAGCCAAAGAGAAAGACCAAGCTGAATCTGAAACCTTATTCCATGAGTTCCGCAAATATGACCAGCTCGTTCCCAATCTGGCTTATGGAGTCCTGCCCCCGAGAGAAAAGATGGAAGCGGAAAGGATAAAGGCATTCTTTTGGAAAGCTCTGTCAATGCAGAAGATGAAGATTAAGGACAACATCAGTCGCTGGGTTTGGGACATGCAGCAAGGGAGACAGGAGTTAGGCATAAAGGAGTCAATGATAGACAGGTACATGCTTGTGCTTCTTTGGGTCTCCCAAGGCAACACAGGGCCTTCTGCATTCTggctgctcttcttcctcatgAAGCACCCTGAAGCAATGGCAGCTGTGAGGGAGGAGGTAAATAGGGTTCTGAAGGAATCTGGCCAGGAAGTCCGACGTGATGGCCCTTTGATCAACCTGACTTGTGACATGCTGATGAAAACGCCAATCCTGGATAGTGCTGTAGAAGAGACCCTTCGACTAACTGCTGCACCCCTCCTCGTCAGGTCAGTGCTTCAGGATATGACTCTCAAGATGGCTAATGGATGTGAATACCGAATTCGCAAGGGCGATAGAATGGCAGTCCTCCCTTACAGTGCTGTCCACCTTAACCCAGAGATCCACCCTGACCcacattcattcaaatatgaTCGCTTTCTAAATCCAGATGGAAGCAAGAAAACTGATTTCTACAAGGGTGGGAAGAAGGTTAAGTATTACAGCATGCCCTGGGGTGCAGGAGTCTCCATGTGCCCTGGGAGGTTCTTTGccaacaatgaactgaaacaatTTGTTTTCCTCATGTTGGTCTACTTTGACCTTGAGCTTAAAAATCCTGATGAGAAAACACCTGAGTATGACGTCAGTCGATTGGGCTTTGGAGCACTTCACCCTGTAAAAGATATCCAGTTTCGATACAGTCTCAGATTCTGA